The following proteins are co-located in the Phoenix dactylifera cultivar Barhee BC4 unplaced genomic scaffold, palm_55x_up_171113_PBpolish2nd_filt_p 000804F, whole genome shotgun sequence genome:
- the LOC103703803 gene encoding 2-phytyl-1,4-beta-naphthoquinone methyltransferase, chloroplastic isoform X2, with the protein MASAAPPPASSSWGCGRRRRVRCSAERQGLFSRIAPVYDNLNEVLSLGQHRIWKRMSVSWAGAKRSDRVLDLCCGSGDLAFLLSQKVGPDGQVSALDFSKDQLLIATARQDLYWKACYKNIEWIEGDALELPFADSNFDAITVGYGLRNLLDKHKAMKEIFRVLKPGSRVSILDFNKSTSTLITQSQEWMIDNVVVPVASNYGFSREYRYLKASIAEYLTGKELEKLAKEVGFSDAKHYEIAGGLMGNLVAAR; encoded by the exons ATGGCTTCTGCCGCTCCACCTCCCGCCTCCTCCTCTTGGGGGTGCGGTCGTCGACGTCGAGTCCGGTGCTCCGCCGAACGCCAGGGGCTCTTTAGCCGCATCGCTCCCGTCTACGACAAC CTGAACGAGGTGCTGAGCCTCGGCCAGCATCGGATCTGGAAGAGGATGTCCGTCTCTTGGGCCGG AGCGAAAAGGAGCGATCGAGTTCTAGATTTGTGCTGTGGAAGCGGTGATCTGGCGTTCCTCCTGTCCCAGAAAGTCGGACCTGATGGCCAG GTGAGCGCTCTTGATTTCTCAAAAGATCAATTGTTGATTGCCACGGCTCGTCAAGATTTGTACTGGAAGGCTTGCTACAAGAACATCGA ATGGATTGAGGGTGATGCCCTTGAGTTACCATTCGCAGATAGCAACTTTGATGCAATTACAGTTGGATATGGATTACGTAATCTGCTTGACAAACATAAAGCTATGAAGGAGATATTTCGTGTTCTAAAGCCAG GCTCAAGAGTGTCTATATTAGATTTTAACAAGAGCACCTCAACTCTGATAACACAGTCTCAG GAATGGATGATCGACAATGTGGTTGTTCCTGTTGCAAGTAACTACGGGTTCTCGAGAGAGTACAGATACTTGAAAGCCTCAATTGCTGAATATTTAACag GAAAAGAGTTGGAGAAGCTTGCCAAGGAAGTGGGATTTTCCGATGCTAAGCATTATGAAATTGCTGGAGGCCTCATGGGAAATTTGGTGGCAGCTCGATAG
- the LOC120107237 gene encoding cysteine-rich receptor-like protein kinase 3, producing MPSFLFLGFSGFCRSHLLESKMSSALDIIIPFTLSLPSLLKAFPVSILKASPPVLFLVLVLLLSSVDLSVASRATLICGTRTAAPSDRLAFAKNLRSAMEAIAPQVSSKRYARVVAGTSADDRVYASGECSEHLSRPACHRCIAWCKAQILRCFPGERPTRGARIYLDGCHLRFDDYDFFGEAPGLDNHLVCSVVHSNGNRTAFATAARKFVGKSSMRAPPNDSFFAASVGKENSSVHGLGPCWKFVNKRSCPECLPDAGTRIGHCFPKQGASMLRSGCYMRYPISQLHNDFEIHVVVAGRHIIKLPVVFPIVVILMLIMVLIFFGKRKVETRTVRKQLGALAATVIKSSLHFNYEMLERATNYFDSSNKLGQGGSGSVFKGVLLDDRVVAVKRLFFHTGQWEKFFNEINLISTIDHKNLVKLLGCSITGPESLLVYEYVPNKSLCYYFSDRRNAQLLSWEMRYNIIVGAAEGLAYLHEESQLRIVHRDIKLSNILLDESYSPKIADFGLVRLLPGDKTHITTAIAGTLGYMAPEYLASGKLTEKADVFSFGVLLIEVVTGKRNNSRKDEQSNNPLGVLQMVWNCYTSNRMLEAVDPVLEGNFPLEKASRALHIGLLCAQLSAELRPSMSAVVKMLKEDDTITQPTPPPFLGYGTENASAAPKKIYSQHGSSASSINSTTISILEPR from the exons ATgccctcctttcttttccttgggTTTTCCGGGTTCTGCCGCTCCCATCTGCTTGAGTCGAAAATGTCCTCAGCTCTTGATATTATTATTCCCTTCACCCTTTCTCTTCCTTCGCTGTTGAAAGCCTTCCCCGTTTCGATCTTAAAGGCTTCTCCCCCTGTTCTGTTCCTGGTGCTCGTGCTGCTGCTGTCCTCCGTCGACCTGTCGGTTGCCTCGCGGGCCACCCTCATCTGCGGCACCCGCACCGCGGCTCCCTCGGACCGCCTGGCCTTCGCCAAGAACTTGAGGAGCGCGATGGAGGCCATCGCCCCGCAGGTCTCCTCGAAGCGGTATGCCAGGGTCGTCGCGGGAACCTCGGCCGACGACCGGGTCTATGCTTCCGGTGAGTGCTCCGAGCATCTCTCCAGGCCTGCTTGTCACCGCTGCATCGCCTGGTGCAAGGCCCAGATCCTCCGATGCTTCCCCGGAGAGAGACCGACTCGGGGCGCTCGGATTTACTTGGATGGTTGTCATCTCCG CTTCGATGACTACGACTTCTTCGGAGAGGCACCGGGACTCGATAACCACCTGGTCTGCAGCGTCGTGCATTCGAACGGGAACCGGACTGCTTTCGCAACAGCCGCCAGAAAGTTCGTCGGAAAATCGAGCATGCGGGCTCCGCCAAACGACAGCTTCTTTGCGGCTTCTGTGGGAAAGGAAAATTCGAGTGTTCATGGGTTGGGGCCGTGCTGGAAGTTCGTGAACAAGAGGTCGTGCCCAGAGTGTTTGCCGGATGCAGGTACGAGAATTGGTCATTGCTTTCCTAAACAGGGAGCAAGTATGCTGAGATCAGGGTGTTACATGAGGTACCCCATCAGTCAACTCCACAACGATTTTGAAATCCATGTTGTAGTAGCAG GCAGGCACATCATTAAACTACCTGTGGTTTTTCCCATTGTGGTGATTCTGATGCTTATCATGGTACTTATTTTCTTTGGAAAGAGAAAGGTTGAAACTAGGACAG TGAGGAAGCAACTGGGTGCTTTAGCAGCTACTGTTATAAAATCCAGTCTCCACTTCAACTATGAAATGCTTGAAAGGGCGACAAATTATTTTGACAGTTCCAATAAGCTGGGTCAGGGAGGATCTGGTTCGGTGTTCAAG GGAGTTTTACTAGATGACAGGGTTGTGGCAGTAAAGAGGTTATTTTTTCATACAGGACAATGGGAAAAGTTCTTcaatgaaatcaatttgataAGTACAATTGATCATAAAAATCTTGTCAAGCTGTTGGGCTGCAGCATCACTGGCCCCGAAAGCCTTCTTGTTTATGAATATGTTCCGAATAAGAGCCTCTGTTATTACTTTTCTG ATAGGAGGAATGCTCAGCTGCTTAGCTGGGAAATGAGATACAACATCATTGTCGGGGCTGCAGAGGGTTTGGCCTATCTTCATGAAGAATCACAGTTACGGATTGTGCATAGAGATATAAAACTCAGCAATATATTGCTTGATGAGAGCTACTCTCCCAAAATTGCTGATTTTGGGCTTGTTAGATTGCTTCCAGGGGATAAAACTCACATCACCACTGCCATAGCTGGAACCTT AGGCTACATGGCTCCTGAGTATCTTGCTAGTGGCAAATTGACGGAAAAGGCAGATGTATTCAGTTTTGGGGTTCTTTTAATTGAAGTTGTCACTGGAAAGAGGAACAATTCCAGAAAAGACGAACAATCTAATAATCCACTTGGTGTTCTACAGATG GTCTGGAATTGTTATACATCGAATAGAATGCTGGAAGCTGTTGATCCAGTACTAGAAGGTAATTTTCCCTTGGAGAAGGCATCTAGGGCACTCCACATTGGGCTGCTTTGTGCGCAATTATCTGCAGAACTGAGACCATCAATGTCAGCGGTAGTTAAAATGCTCAAGGAGGATGATACCATCACCCAACCAACCCCACCACCATTTCTCGGTTATGGCACAGAAAATGCATCAGCagcaccaaagaaaatttactCGCAGCATGGATCCAGTGCATCTTCAATTAACAGTACAACAATCAGTATACTTGAGCCTAGATGA
- the LOC103703803 gene encoding 2-phytyl-1,4-beta-naphthoquinone methyltransferase, chloroplastic isoform X3, which yields MASAAPPPASSSWGCGRRRRVRCSAERQGLFSRIAPVYDNVSALDFSKDQLLIATARQDLYWKACYKNIEWIEGDALELPFADSNFDAITVGYGLRNLLDKHKAMKEIFRVLKPGSRVSILDFNKSTSTLITQSQEWMIDNVVVPVASNYGFSREYRYLKASIAEYLTGKELEKLAKEVGFSDAKHYEIAGGLMGNLVAAR from the exons ATGGCTTCTGCCGCTCCACCTCCCGCCTCCTCCTCTTGGGGGTGCGGTCGTCGACGTCGAGTCCGGTGCTCCGCCGAACGCCAGGGGCTCTTTAGCCGCATCGCTCCCGTCTACGACAAC GTGAGCGCTCTTGATTTCTCAAAAGATCAATTGTTGATTGCCACGGCTCGTCAAGATTTGTACTGGAAGGCTTGCTACAAGAACATCGA ATGGATTGAGGGTGATGCCCTTGAGTTACCATTCGCAGATAGCAACTTTGATGCAATTACAGTTGGATATGGATTACGTAATCTGCTTGACAAACATAAAGCTATGAAGGAGATATTTCGTGTTCTAAAGCCAG GCTCAAGAGTGTCTATATTAGATTTTAACAAGAGCACCTCAACTCTGATAACACAGTCTCAG GAATGGATGATCGACAATGTGGTTGTTCCTGTTGCAAGTAACTACGGGTTCTCGAGAGAGTACAGATACTTGAAAGCCTCAATTGCTGAATATTTAACag GAAAAGAGTTGGAGAAGCTTGCCAAGGAAGTGGGATTTTCCGATGCTAAGCATTATGAAATTGCTGGAGGCCTCATGGGAAATTTGGTGGCAGCTCGATAG
- the LOC103703803 gene encoding 2-phytyl-1,4-beta-naphthoquinone methyltransferase, chloroplastic isoform X4 — MARSYVSPQFHQVSALDFSKDQLLIATARQDLYWKACYKNIEWIEGDALELPFADSNFDAITVGYGLRNLLDKHKAMKEIFRVLKPGSRVSILDFNKSTSTLITQSQEWMIDNVVVPVASNYGFSREYRYLKASIAEYLTGKELEKLAKEVGFSDAKHYEIAGGLMGNLVAAR; from the exons ATGGCCAG GTCTTATGTTTCACCACAATTCCATCAGGTGAGCGCTCTTGATTTCTCAAAAGATCAATTGTTGATTGCCACGGCTCGTCAAGATTTGTACTGGAAGGCTTGCTACAAGAACATCGA ATGGATTGAGGGTGATGCCCTTGAGTTACCATTCGCAGATAGCAACTTTGATGCAATTACAGTTGGATATGGATTACGTAATCTGCTTGACAAACATAAAGCTATGAAGGAGATATTTCGTGTTCTAAAGCCAG GCTCAAGAGTGTCTATATTAGATTTTAACAAGAGCACCTCAACTCTGATAACACAGTCTCAG GAATGGATGATCGACAATGTGGTTGTTCCTGTTGCAAGTAACTACGGGTTCTCGAGAGAGTACAGATACTTGAAAGCCTCAATTGCTGAATATTTAACag GAAAAGAGTTGGAGAAGCTTGCCAAGGAAGTGGGATTTTCCGATGCTAAGCATTATGAAATTGCTGGAGGCCTCATGGGAAATTTGGTGGCAGCTCGATAG
- the LOC103703803 gene encoding 2-phytyl-1,4-beta-naphthoquinone methyltransferase, chloroplastic isoform X1 yields the protein MASAAPPPASSSWGCGRRRRVRCSAERQGLFSRIAPVYDNQLNEVLSLGQHRIWKRMSVSWAGAKRSDRVLDLCCGSGDLAFLLSQKVGPDGQVSALDFSKDQLLIATARQDLYWKACYKNIEWIEGDALELPFADSNFDAITVGYGLRNLLDKHKAMKEIFRVLKPGSRVSILDFNKSTSTLITQSQEWMIDNVVVPVASNYGFSREYRYLKASIAEYLTGKELEKLAKEVGFSDAKHYEIAGGLMGNLVAAR from the exons ATGGCTTCTGCCGCTCCACCTCCCGCCTCCTCCTCTTGGGGGTGCGGTCGTCGACGTCGAGTCCGGTGCTCCGCCGAACGCCAGGGGCTCTTTAGCCGCATCGCTCCCGTCTACGACAAC CAGCTGAACGAGGTGCTGAGCCTCGGCCAGCATCGGATCTGGAAGAGGATGTCCGTCTCTTGGGCCGG AGCGAAAAGGAGCGATCGAGTTCTAGATTTGTGCTGTGGAAGCGGTGATCTGGCGTTCCTCCTGTCCCAGAAAGTCGGACCTGATGGCCAG GTGAGCGCTCTTGATTTCTCAAAAGATCAATTGTTGATTGCCACGGCTCGTCAAGATTTGTACTGGAAGGCTTGCTACAAGAACATCGA ATGGATTGAGGGTGATGCCCTTGAGTTACCATTCGCAGATAGCAACTTTGATGCAATTACAGTTGGATATGGATTACGTAATCTGCTTGACAAACATAAAGCTATGAAGGAGATATTTCGTGTTCTAAAGCCAG GCTCAAGAGTGTCTATATTAGATTTTAACAAGAGCACCTCAACTCTGATAACACAGTCTCAG GAATGGATGATCGACAATGTGGTTGTTCCTGTTGCAAGTAACTACGGGTTCTCGAGAGAGTACAGATACTTGAAAGCCTCAATTGCTGAATATTTAACag GAAAAGAGTTGGAGAAGCTTGCCAAGGAAGTGGGATTTTCCGATGCTAAGCATTATGAAATTGCTGGAGGCCTCATGGGAAATTTGGTGGCAGCTCGATAG